A genomic stretch from Tribolium castaneum strain GA2 chromosome 6, icTriCast1.1, whole genome shotgun sequence includes:
- the Reps gene encoding ralBP1-associated Eps domain-containing protein 1 produces MEELQLSETLQRYFSDVFLCCDEEKSGSASLTKTVELIKSGNVPEDIISQISEICWGQTTTSLSRKQFFSALKLVAAYQANMPLNADVVTSNLELPLPRFTWNNLESDSQVPDLIELRNDANYVEQVDANSTDSEVDSDTLSIVRNGSPEISSTASDSPTPTNSVQDRSWAIGGAWQGLVSEEQRQLLGTEEESSDRHSSEEDTEVSPEIWTINPEQRDYYTKQFRSLQPDTNALLAGPVARMFFEKSRLPVHELRKIWQLADVTKDGALSLQEFNTAMHLVVLRRNHIELPDVLPPTLIPGNETPLSVSPETEPMLSPQTKDTAKEWTKFVDSPTSSVSSPGPKPVNFDFQKITLDKDSKILHPVPLRITPECPMAPPGEDSVDNAEAHSPKKFTDNSAIQRPQPKKISIPGPGAIPPPPTTQTGDEGPVSLPVFPPPKKEKPPPPPPRPFKSHGRSSSLDLNRLSKLGAPPTIPPRVSPNIQSKKLTNQKSEGDAFANFDSFEKYENVDEGIFPGDLYEAERKKIFARFTELPRKHGAFEVYRKPAKNQEGGQDEKAKWELFQMLQEENTVLLRICQELSQELADIREEKMTLKLRLEKQLSLG; encoded by the exons ATGGAGGAGTTACAGCTGTCAGAAACTTTACAACGATATTTTTCCGACGTTTTTCTTTGTTGTGACGAGGAAAAATCCGGGAGCGCCTCCTTGACCAAAACCGTCGAATTAATCAAGTCGGGCAACGTGCCCGAAGACATCATATCCCAA ATTTCAGAGATCTGTTGGGGCCAAACCACGACCAGTTTGTCTaggaagcaatttttttccgcTTTGAAATTAGTCGCCGCCTATCAGGCCAACATGCCGTTAAATGCCGACGTAGTCACTTCCAATTTGGAGTTGCCTTTGCCCAGGTTTACTTGGAATAATTTGGAGAGTGATTCACAAGTTCCTGATTTAATCGAACTGAGAAACGATGCCAATTATGTTGAACAAGTCGATGCGAACAGCACCGACTCGGAAGTCGATAGTGATACGCTTAGTATAGTTAGGAATGGGTCGCCCGAAATTTCCAGCACCGCCTCTGATAGCCCCACGCCCACGAATAGTGTGCAGGACAGGAGCTGGGCCATCGGGGGGGCCTGGCAGGGGCTGGTCTCCGAAGAACAAAGACAGCTCTTGG GGACGGAGGAGGAGTCGAGCGATCGGCACAGCAGCGAGGAGGACACGGAAGTGAGCCCCGAGATCTGGACGATCAACCCCGAACAGCGCGACTACTACACGAAACAATTCCGCTCCCTCCAGCCCGACACCAACGCCTTACTCGCCGGTCCCGTCGCCCGcatgtttttcgaaaaatcgcgCCTTCCAGTCCACGAGCTCCGCAAAATCTGGCAGCTGGCCGACGTGACCAAAGACGGCGCCCTCAGCCTCCAGGAGTTCAACACTGCGATGCATCTAGTCGTCTTGCGCCGCAACCACATCGAACTCCCCGACGTCCTGCCGCCCACCCTCATCCCCGGCAACGAAACGCCCCTGTCCGTGAGCCCCGAGACCGAGCCCATGCTCTCCCCCCAAACGAAAGACACCGCCAAAGAGTGGACGAAATTCGTCGACAGCCCCACCAGCTCCGTTAGTTCCCCCGGCCCCAAACCCGTCAACTTCGATTTCCAGAAAATCACACTCGATAAAGACTCGAAAATCTTACACCCAGTCCCGCTTCGAATCACGCCAGAGTGCCCCATGGCGCCCCCGGGCGAAGACTCCGTCGACAATGCGGAAGCGCACAGTCCGAAGAAATTCACCGATAATAGCGCCATCCAGCGGCCGCAGCCGAAAAAAATCAGCATACCGGGCCCTGGGGCGATCCCTCCGCCCCCCACCACGCAAACGGGGGATGAAGGGCCGGTCAGTCTCCCGGTTTTTCCCCCGCCTAAGAAGGAAAAACCGCCCCCGCCTCCGCCCAGACCGTTCAAAAGCCACGGTCGGAGCTCGTCGCTTGATTTGAACCGGTTGAGCAAGTTGGGAGCCCCGCCCACGATCCCGCCCAGAGTCAGTCCCAATATCCAATCGAAGAAGCTGACCAATCAGAAGTCGGAAGGGGACGCCTTTGCCAACTTTGATAGTTTCGAGAAGTATGAAAATGTGGACGAGGGGATTTTTCCGGGTGATTTGTATGAAGCGGAGAGAAAGAAGATTTTTGCGAGGTTTACTGAATTGCCAAGAAAACACGGGGCGTTTGAGGTTTATCGAAAACCGGCCAAGAATCAAGAAGGCGGGCAAGACGAGAAAGCCAAGTGGGAGTTGTTTCAAATGTTGCAGGAGGAGAATACGGTGCTGTTGAGGATTTGTCAAGAGTTGAGTCAAGAACTGGCCGATATTCGGGAAGAGAAAATGACGCTAAAGTTGAGATTAGAAAAACAATTAAGTCTGGGATAG
- the Srp68 gene encoding signal recognition particle subunit SRP68 yields the protein MVTEEPTESPLVDETKPKPKPEPLKPFTLEILKVIKNAQQQHGLRHGDFQRYRGYCSRRIRRLRKVLKLPQGDRRHFKKRDVTDSHITDKKADERYLEIPLMLSERCWAYAMQLRQEANTEPRKKFHLIQKLRKACVYALQLEELCQQERCDARTKLESQAYVAWIQGSLQFELQIWLKATENLKKAQMIYEKLGSALAENEQAPYKQRVVEITPSLRYCAYNIGDEKAVDLLELRSQGVLDNFDALVSQSKQKTEAVLHEVQWFGIKIPVRIERVRLFLLSIEGLDESLIHAENNQAKIKILENLFIDLRDIISLARDVVRTEKQDQLLLSYLLSIRVERTSQRHLLLMQQTRKSQDCVRLLDIIIQQTGELSQNESIKDVKLAQDYYNQQLQAFKALRVYFLAKTQAAQKRFKEAAVLYDSASKALAKLPIKNKFLKELDDLVKSVRDTVDVDKITAQANCVLDQQEDQIQVPQKVYKSKKPLIERLDEFREEPQLLSKNPNIVSLPPAMEPIPAKPLFYDLALNFVELPDLTEKLEGGQKKEKGAGISGFVKGLWGWGKK from the exons ATGGTCACCGAAGAGCCCACCGAAAGCCCCCTCGTCGACGAGACTAAACCCAAACCAAAACCGGAGCCCCTAAAACCCTTCACTCTTGAAA TCCTCAAAGTGATTAAAAACGCCCAACAACAGCACGGCCTCCGCCACGGCGACTTCCAGCGCTACCGTGGCTACTGCTCCCGCCGCATCCGGCGCCTCCGCAAAGTCCTCAAGCTGCCGCAAGGCGACCGCCGCCACTTCAAAAAACGCGACGTTACAGACTCTCACATTACCGACAAAAAAGCCGACGAGCGCTATCTCGAAATCCCCCTAATGCTCTCCGAGCGCTGCTGGGCCTATGCCATGCAACTACGCCAAGAAGCCAACACCGAACCCCGCAAAAAATTCCACCTAATCCAGAAACTACGCAAGGCTTGCGTCTACGCCCTCCAGCTGGAGGAGTTGTGCCAGCAGGAGCGCTGCGATGCCAGGACCAAGCTCGAGTCGCAAGCCTACGTGGCCTGGATCCAGGGGAGTCTCCAGTTCGAGCTCCAGATCTGGCTCAAAGCCACCGAAAATCTCAAAAAAGCGCAAATGATTTACGAAAAGTTGGGGTCCGCTTTGGCGGAGAACGAACAAGCGCCGTACAAGCAGCGAGTTGTTGAAATTACACCCAGTTTGCGCTACTGCGCCTATAATATAGGGGACGAGAAAGCTGTTGATTTGCTAGAACTGAGGAGTCAAGGCGTTTTGGATAATTTCGACGCTTTGGTGTCGCaatctaagcaaaaaaccgaGGCGGTTCTACACGAAGTGCAATGGTTCGGGATTAAAATCCCGGTGAGGATTGAACGCGTCCGCTTGTTTCTCTTGAGTATTGAAGGCTTGGACGAGTCTTTAATCCACGCAGAAAACAACCaagcgaaaattaaaattctcgAGAATTTGTTTATCGACTTGCGGGATATTATTTCACTAGCGCGCGATGTTGTCAGAACTGAGAAACAAGACCAACTGTTACTGTCTTATTTATTATCGATTCGGGTCGAGAGAACGTCTCAGAGACACTTGTTACTGATGCAACAAACGCGCAAATCGCAAGATTGCGTCCGTTTACTTGACATAATAATCCAACAAACGGGCGAATTGTCGCAGAACGAGTCAATCAAAGACGTGAAACTGGCCCAGGATTATTACAACCAGCAGTTGCAAGCGTTCAAGGCTTTGCGCGTCTATTTCCTGGCGAAAACACAAGCGGCCCAAAAACGCTTCAAGGAAGCGGCCGTTTTGTACGATTCCGCCTCCAAAGCCCTCGCTAAACtcccaataaaaaataaatttctcaaaGAACTGGACGATTTAGTGAAGAGTGTGCGAGACACTGTCGATGTTGATAAAATCACAGCGCAGGCCAACTGTGTGTTGGACCAGCAAGAGGATCAAATTCAAGTGCCCCAAAAGGTGTACAAGAGTAAGAAACCGTTGATTGAGCGCTTGGACGAGTTTAGAGAAGAGCCGCAATTGTTGAGCAAAAACCCGAATATTGTGAGTCTGCCTCCGGCCATGGAACCGATTCCTGCCAAGCCGTTGTTTTATGATTTGGCATTGAATTTCGTCGAGTTACCCGATTTGACGGAGAAATTGGAAGGCGGGCAGAAGAAGGAAAAGGGGGCGGGGATTTCCGGGTTCGTCAAGGGGCTGTGGGGGTGGGGAAAGAAGTAA
- the LOC100141739 gene encoding uncharacterized protein LOC100141739, with amino-acid sequence MIVIRRRWLALSLSGLAVVFFGFEFLQTVGEGNKGLESGDSRKIVAFSLKKQIEIESEEVACSGGFFVGVKPEKLANGKWTQLDGTSIFIYSIYFDGRLEPHHYLRTISMVKGTPGKEFFCQIATSDGHYHITKAVVTKIWSETWNQNDTHLYFNPYLISCHLPVNKTSVYFSLNEKPCQIAPQKFVITTPNVENTTSFTVCVKPLNFRNDISEQLLQWIAINRILGAEKIDFYVENLQKKPRQVLETLEKHLNGGLTLYAHNQIAQEPTFKHSTHIWQKRRYEIIAYNDCLYRNIHTSHFVIPLDIDEIIVPRHGSTWAEILNRTDDTFASFTVRNAYYLRHFNVKKSTEEVFFFKRTVRSEFSDEGESGKSFVSTKNALTVFNHYALRSLKPGVGVVKFLNVGLAQLNHYKDDCDTVILPECAKYLSSPVRVADGVIFKFRRLFFAEYGKLLRLLL; translated from the exons ATGATAGTCATTAGGAGACGCTGGCTGGCTTTGAGTTTGAGTGGCTTGGCAGTGGTTTTTTTCGGTTTTGAGTTTCTCCAAACAGTTGGGGAGGGTAATAAGGGGCTGGAAAGTGGGGACAGCAGGAAAATTGTAGCTTTTTCTTTGAAGAAACAAATCGAAATTGAAAGTGAAGAGGTGGCTTGTAGTGGCGGGTTTTTCGTTGGGGTAAAGCCCGAAAAATTGGCAAATGGAAAGTGGACACAATTAGACGGGacgagtatttttatttattcgatTTATTTTGATGGCAGGCTGGAGCCGCATCATTATTTAAGGACAATATCAATGGTTAAAG GCACTCCtggtaaagaatttttttgccaaattgcCACCTCTGATGGTCACTACCACATCACCAAAGCCGTAGTAACGAAAATTTGGTCCGAAACATGGAACCAAAACGACACTCATTTGTACTTCAACCCCTATCTCATATCTTGCCATTTACCCGTGAATAAAACCTCGGTTTATTTCTCCCTCAATGAAAAGCCGTGTCAAATAGCGCCCCAAAAATTTGTGATAACAACCCCCAATGTGGAAAACACAACTAGCTTTACAGTTTGTGTAAAACCACTAAATTTTCGGAACGACATTTCCGAACAACTCCTCCAGTGGATCGCAATCAACCGAATACTGGGGGCCGAAAAAATCGACTTTTACGTTGAAAATCTCCAAAAAAAGCCGCGCCAAGTTCTTGAAACTCTGGAAAAGCACTTGAACGGTGGTTTAACTCTGTATGCCCATAACCAGATCGCTCAAGAGCCAACTTTCAAGCACTCAACCCACATTTGGCAAAAAAGACGTTACGAAATCATCGCCTACAACGACTGCCTTTACCGCAACATCCACACGTCACACTTTGTAATTCCTCTCGACATTGACGAAATAATTGTACCAAGACATGGAAGCACGTGGGCGGAAATTCTTAACCGAACTGACGACACTTTTGCCTCGTTTACTGTTAGAAATGCCTATTATTTGCGCCACTTTAACGTGAAAAAATCAACAGAGGAGGTGTTTTTCTTCAAAAGGACGGTCCGGAGCGAGTTCAGCGACGAGGGAGAGTCGGGGAAAAGCTTCGTTTCCACCAAAAATGCACTAACAGTGTTCAATCACTACGCCTTAAGGAGTTTAAAGCCGGGGGTTGGGGTGGTGAAGTTTTTAAACGTTGGTTTAGCGCAGCTTAACCATTATAAGGATGACTGTGATACTGTGATATTGCCGGAGTGTGCCAAATATTTGTCTAGTCCTGTAAGGGTCGCTGATGGTGTTATTTTCAAGTTTAGGAGGCTGTTTTTTGCAGAGTATGGGAAGCTGTTACGTTtgcttttgtaa